TCAATAAAGTAAGAACTGTGTACTGGTGTAGTGCGCCTGCTCTTTACTGACAGTAAACTCTCTTCCGCAGAGGCAAATGCCATATCATCGAATGGAAAACGTCGGACAATCCGAAGACTAGCGTAGGAGCCACCTACGATGCACCGATACAATTGTGTGCGTACATGGGTGCGCTGCAAGCAAACAGAGGCCTTTGTGATTCGCCCATACAACGTGGAGCGATATTTGTTGCATATACAAGCGGAAAACCTGCAAATGTTCACATTCTTGATGAGGATAAAATGCGGCTATATTGGCAGCTGTGGTTGCATCGCTTGCAAGAATATTGGACGCGTTATAGAGATGGCACTTTACCAGAACCGATTTGAAAAGAATGTGTAGCACATTATTTTAAGGTACCAATAAAAGTGCCTGTGTTTAAGTTTAATTATATATAAagctttaatatttttacGGGTGGTTAGCAAATCAGCTGATTTTCAAAAAAAGGCGCCACCATCTGACATTTCGTTTTTGCCAAACGCATTTGGCAGCACTGCCGTACGTCAAGATTCGAAAACCGCTTTGTTGCTTGTATTTGCCTGTAtggatgttgtgttttgttatggaaaatagtaaaagaaaaatgatttcCAATGGTAAACCGAGTGCACCAAtcaaatatatatatgtaaAAGCGTTTACACTTTGTATTCCCGACAGCACCGACGAAAGAATGCCAGTATGGAGGTGAATGCTATCGTGTGAATCCAGTCCATTTCCGTGAATATTCTCATCCACACAGTGAGCAATACTACCGGTCGATTGTGCAAACGCGATATCTAATACATTTCATATTAACTTTTGCAGTTGAAAAATTGCTTACCAAGGCCGTATCCTTCTCAATGGTTGAAATACCCGACGATGTGAAAGTACACAAAAGCGTGTTTGGAGAGCAGTTAAAAATTGTATCCAGCTTGTTTCCGCATCTCTCGTGCGATTCAATAAATCCAGAAAAGAAACTCAAAGTGGAACCGACCACTTCTACACAACCGCTTCCCACGACTTCATCTGCCTGCACCAGCAGTGTTACGAAGATGGATCCAAAACCTTCCAACCCCGGGAAAGATAATATGAATACGATTGAATCACTGTTTGCAGAACGTAGAGCAAAAATGCAGGCCACGCAAAGAGATAAACCGCCAGAAACAGTTGCTCCAGTCAAAAAAGACGGGCCATCTTCCAACACTACTACCGATACAGGAATATCATTGAAACAGGCAATACCACGTGACATAAATTCCTACTTTCCGGTGGTAGCTCCAAGGGGTCGGATGGCTGCCAAACTGGCTGCAGCCGCTCCGTATAACTTTTTCCTGACCACCATCACTGCATCCAAGCCCACACACACGGAACCACTTTCCATAACGTTCCAGGAGCTACTTGATTCTAGCTTAGGCGAGTTAGAATGTTCAGTGCAGATGAATTTTATGGTAGATATCGGTTGGTTGTTGGCACATTATTTTTTCGCTGGTTACGAAAATGTCCCTCTACTTGTACTGTACGGTGATGAAACACCCGAGTTGAGGATGGTTTCGCAGAAGAAGCCTAATGTTACTGCATTGAAAGTGGAGATTAAGACACCGTTCGGTGTCCATCACACCAAGATGGGCCTCTACGGATATCGTGACGGTTCGATGCGTGTCGTCATTTCGACTGCCAATCTGTACGAGGACGATTGGCACAATCGTACACAGGGGCTTTGGATTAGTCCAAGATTACCAGCCGTACCGGAGGGGTCTGACACAACGTACGGTGAAAGCAGAACCGATTTTCGCGCTAGTCTGCTGAATTATCTAGATGCGTACAAACTGCACCAGCTACAACCGTGGATGGAACGAATAAGAAAAACGGACTTTTCAGATGTAAAGTAAGTATAAGTTTCGATTCGTGTATAGTAAACGCGTTCCATGTTCTATGTTTTACATATGCTTTCAGAGtgttttttattgcttctgtTCCCGGTGGTCACACGAATACTCCGAAGGGTCCCTTATGGGGACATCCGCGTTTAGGCTTTGTGCTATCTCAGCATGCCGCACCAATTGATGATGCTTGCCCATTGGTTGCCCAAAGTTCAAGCATTGGCAGCCTCGGGCCTTCGCCCGAATCGTGGGTATTGGGAGAAATCATGGCAAGCTTCCGGAAAGACAGTGCTCCGGTAGGCATAAGACGGTTGCCTGGTTTTCGGATGATTTATCCCAGTTACTCTAACGTGCGCCAAAGCCATGACGGTTTGCTCGGTGGAGGTTGCCTACCGTACGTAAGGAATACACATGTGAAGCAAGAATGGCTGAAGGATTATTTGCACCAGTGGTGTAGTCGAACCCGGAATCGGAACAAAGCGATGCCGCACATAAAGACTTACTGCCGTTGGTCCCATCGAGGATTGTATTGGTTTTTGCTTACTTCAGCGAATCTGTCTAAAGCGGCCTGGGGTGTTTACAATAAGACGGGCCGCTTCGAAAAACCGCTGCGGATTAATAGCTATGAGGCGGGCGTATTGTTCCTACCGAAGATGTTGGTAAGTTGTGTCAGTGGTTTAATTTACGTTTTCAAGTCTTGACATTGATACGTTCTTTGTATGGgtaatttgcataatttcagTTGGACGAAAATTTTTTCCCCATggattcaaacaaaaaacatccacCGTTTCCGATGCCTTATGATATCCCAATCATTCCATATGCTCCAGAAGACACTCCCTTTTTCATGGACTATTTGCAACAATAGAATATCTGCTAAAAATTCTAAAGTAATTGAGAATCTGAGTTTTGTGCTTAAAGTATGTTCTTGCAATGTTTGTCTAAAATGCTACTTCAATATAAATAGTTCTTGTTAAAAAATATCCGGGATTCGtacttaatttaaattacCGAATACCGAAATTATCGAATACTGAGGGATAAAACGTGAATgattggaaaagaaaaaaatacaaatgcaTCGTGGTGTGGTGTTAACGTTTCGTTATCTAAGTGAAAGATTCTTATCAAACTCTTAATGTGTTATAACAATCGATAACATTCTTTTGAGATTACCAGTACTTCACAGGTTTCAAGGTGTGTCTGTTATTCAGTTCATACCGTGTTTGTAATGTACTCAAAATTTTAACTGTTTTGGTCCAGTTTTTACGGAGCTTGTAAATTTGCGTGTAGTAACCTATTCATTCCTTAAACAATAACTAACTACTTACAACGATGGAAAGCACGCAAGAAAACGAACTATCAATTGGTGTCGCTGAGTTAGATGTCTCATCTAACGTTGAAATTTGCTCTAGTGTTTCAAAGGAAGATGAATCCGAAGACTTTTTCTTCGTCGTAGCGCCGCGGGGTCGGATGGCTGACAAACTGGCTGCAGCTGCCCCGTATAACTTTTTCCTAACCACCATAACCGATTCTCAACCTACGCATACGGAACCACTCTCCATCACCTTCCAAGAACTGCTTGATCCGAGTCTGGGGGAGCTGGAATGTTCGCTGCAGATGAACTACTTGGTCGATATCGATTGGCTGTTAAAACATTACTCCTTGGCAGGTTACCAGAATGTCCCTCTACTTGTACTGCATGGTGATGAAACACCCGAGTTGAGTACGGTTTCACAAGAGAAGCCTAATGTTACTGCATTGAAAGTGGAGATTAAGACACCGTTCGGTGTCCATCACACCAAGATGGGCCTCTACGGATATCGTGACGGTTCGATGCGTGTCGTCATTTCGACCGCCAATCTGTACGAGAACGATTGGTACAATCGTATACAAGGGCTTTGGATTAGTCCAAGATTACCCGCCGTACCGGAGGGGTCAGACACAACGTACGGTGAAAGCAGAACCGAGTTCCGTACAAGCCTGCTGAATTATCTAGATGCGTACAAACTGCACCAGCTACAACCGTGGATGGAACGAATAAGAAAAACGGACTTTTCGGACGTAAAGTAAGTTCCCCTTACTCTTTTAGAATGTGATAGTTGAAGTAGAAATGTTTCTCCTTGCAGAGTTTTTCTTGTTGCATCGGTTCCATGTGGTGAACATTACATTCCCCAGGGTCCCTTATGGGGATATCCACGAATGGGCTACCTTCTTTCACAACACGCAACTCCGATAGATAAATCATTTCCGCTAATAGCACAAAGCTCAGCGCTTGGCTGTTTCGGAAGATCGCCGAAATCATGGATCCAACGAAATattttgaccaatttttccAAGGACAGTGCACACAGGAACGTTCGTCTGTTGCCGGGCTTTCGTATTATCTTTCCCACCTATGCAAACGTATGCAATAGTCACGATGGCTTGGAGGGTGGTAGTTGCTTGAGATATTCGGAAGAAGAGCACGATAGGCAGAAATGGATAAAAAACTATCTGTACCAGTGGCTTAGTCAAGCACGGCATCGGAATAAGGCGGTCCCGCATATTAAAACTTACTGTCGTTGGTCGCACGAGGGTGTACAGTGGTTTCTGCTCACATCGGCCAACTTTTCTAAATCAGCTTGGGGTACAGATCGATATGGCGATCTTttgaatataaataattaCGAGGCAGGTGTACTGTTCCTTCCCAAGATTTTGGTAAGACGAGAAGTAGACGACATTATGATGTGCTTGATGAAAACAGAATttagaataattaaaatttaatatttcagtTGAACGAAGACTTCTTACCGTTGCATTCAAACGGCAAGCATCCCCAATTTCCAATGCCTTACGATGTGCCAATCGTTCCGTATGCTCCAAGGGACACTCCATTTTTCATCGATTTTCTTCGAGATGAAACAGAATCGGATTAACTAAAAATTTTAAAGCTATTAAGTATATTACTAGGATATAAgttagatttttttctttccttccacgCCACGTTTAATCACTAAGAACGTAAACCTTAAGCGATGCATGCACTTTGCGACACTGTACATAATCTTTAACCCCTGGTGGGTGGTACGGCACAGATGCCCTTTTCTTCTCTTACGttttgagctttttttgtCCTTCTTTTACCCATTCTTCGCGTCGGAATGCGTTGTACGGAATGCGCTCGGATCGTTCTTATCACAAATCATAAGCCACAAATGTGAGCCGCAGCGTGGGTTTCTTAGCTACCAAGCATTCAGTTGGCAAAACCCCATGACACGCACTGGTGACGTTAGAAGAACATTTCCTGCAGTAAGTTGAAATTTGCATATTCGCTATAGCTGTCTTTGCTGTGATAGAAACTATTAATCGTGTTATGATTTGCTTAGATGAGTCACACAATCCCTACCGTATTGGGAGCGATGCTGATGTTGGCCCTTACTATCGAATGCTACGCCGACACGCGATACAATGTCAGCTTTGACGGTGAGTGGTGTCGACGAGAACATCCAAAGGGTTTGCTAAAAATTCGTTTCTATTAATCTCTTCCTTATCAACAATCCC
The Anopheles moucheti chromosome 2, idAnoMoucSN_F20_07, whole genome shotgun sequence genome window above contains:
- the LOC128296903 gene encoding probable tyrosyl-DNA phosphodiesterase, which codes for MLCFVMENSKRKMISNAPTKECQYGGECYRVNPVHFREYSHPHIEKLLTKAVSFSMVEIPDDVKVHKSVFGEQLKIVSSLFPHLSCDSINPEKKLKVEPTTSTQPLPTTSSACTSSVTKMDPKPSNPGKDNMNTIESLFAERRAKMQATQRDKPPETVAPVKKDGPSSNTTTDTGISLKQAIPRDINSYFPVVAPRGRMAAKLAAAAPYNFFLTTITASKPTHTEPLSITFQELLDSSLGELECSVQMNFMVDIGWLLAHYFFAGYENVPLLVLYGDETPELRMVSQKKPNVTALKVEIKTPFGVHHTKMGLYGYRDGSMRVVISTANLYEDDWHNRTQGLWISPRLPAVPEGSDTTYGESRTDFRASLLNYLDAYKLHQLQPWMERIRKTDFSDVKVFFIASVPGGHTNTPKGPLWGHPRLGFVLSQHAAPIDDACPLVAQSSSIGSLGPSPESWVLGEIMASFRKDSAPVGIRRLPGFRMIYPSYSNVRQSHDGLLGGGCLPYVRNTHVKQEWLKDYLHQWCSRTRNRNKAMPHIKTYCRWSHRGLYWFLLTSANLSKAAWGVYNKTGRFEKPLRINSYEAGVLFLPKMLLDENFFPMDSNKKHPPFPMPYDIPIIPYAPEDTPFFMDYLQQ
- the LOC128298636 gene encoding probable tyrosyl-DNA phosphodiesterase, which produces MESTQENELSIGVAELDVSSNVEICSSVSKEDESEDFFFVVAPRGRMADKLAAAAPYNFFLTTITDSQPTHTEPLSITFQELLDPSLGELECSLQMNYLVDIDWLLKHYSLAGYQNVPLLVLHGDETPELSTVSQEKPNVTALKVEIKTPFGVHHTKMGLYGYRDGSMRVVISTANLYENDWYNRIQGLWISPRLPAVPEGSDTTYGESRTEFRTSLLNYLDAYKLHQLQPWMERIRKTDFSDVK